A genomic region of Cotesia glomerata isolate CgM1 linkage group LG9, MPM_Cglom_v2.3, whole genome shotgun sequence contains the following coding sequences:
- the LOC123271595 gene encoding protein phosphatase PP2A 55 kDa regulatory subunit isoform X2, with product MKSPSGIMRQSSLTKLGSMINTAVNKRAGNGDIQWCFSQVKGTLEDDVTDADIISCVEFNHDGDLLATGDKGGRVVIFQRDPISKNSIPRRGEYNVYSTFQSHEPEFDYLKSLEIEEKINKIRWLKRKNPAHFLLSTNDKTIKLWKVSERDKRVEGYNTKEESGAVRDPACITALRVPTIKPMELMVEASPRRIFANAHTYHINSISVNSDQETYLSADDLRINLWHLEITDQSFNIVDIKPANMEELTEVITAAEFHPVECNLLVYSSSKGTIRLCDMRSAALCDRHSKLFEEPEDPTNRSFFSEIISSISDVKLSNSGRYMISRDYLSVKVWDLHMETKPIECYPVHEYLRSKLCSLYENDCIFDKFECCWSGNDSAIMTGSYNNFFRVFDRTSKRDLTLEAARDIAKPKTLLKPRKVCTGGKRKKDEISVDCLDFNKKILHTAWHPSENVVAVAATNNLFLFQDKL from the exons ATGAAGAGTCCCTCAGGGATCATGAGGCAGTCTAGCCTCACTAAGCTCGGGTCTATGATTAATACTGCTGTCAATAAGAGAGCTG GCAATGGTGACATTCAGTGGTGCTTTTCCCAGGTGAAGGGGACACTCGAGGACGATGTCACTGATG CTGATATAATCTCATGTGTGGAATTTAATCACGATGGGGATCTTCTGGCTACGGGAGATAAGGGAGGACGAGTGGTTATTTTCCAACGAGACCctata aGTAAAAATAGTATACCAAGACGAGGTGAATACAACGTGTACAGTACATTTCAAAGTCATGAGCCCGAGTTTGATTATCTAAAATCGTTAGagatagaagaaaaaataaataaaataagatggTTAAAACGAAAAAACCCGGCGCATTTTTTGTTATCGACAAATGACAAGACAATTAAACTATGGAAAGTTAGCGAGCGCGACAAGAGAGTCGAGGGCTACAATACCAAGGAGGAAAGCGGAGCAGTACGTGATCCAGCGTGTATCACTGCCTTGCGAGTACCAACCATAAAGCCGATGGAGCTGATGGTTGAAGCCTCTCCTAGAAGAATATTCGCAAACGCCCACACCTACCACATTAACAGTATAAGTGTAAACAGCGATCAAGAAACGTACCTAAGTGCCGACGACCTCAGAATAAATCTTTGGCACCTGGAAATAACTGATCAAAGTTTTAATATTGTAGACATTAAGCCAGCGAATATGGAGGAGCTGACGGAGGTCATCACCGCAGCAGAGTTCCATCCTGTTGAGTGTAATTTATTGGTTTACAGCAGCAGTAAGGGTACGATAAGGTTGTGTGACATGAGATCTGCAGCTCTTTGCGATCGTCACAGCAAACTTTTCGAGGAGCCTGAAGACCCAACAAATAGAAGCTTCTTCTCCGAAATTATTTCTAGTATAAGTGATGTCAAGTTAAGCAATTCCGGCCGTTACATGATCAGTAGAGACTACCTCAGTGTCAAAGTGTGGGACTTACACATGGAGACAAAGCCTATTGAATGTTATcct gTACACGAATATTTGAGATCAAAGTTATGTTCTCTTTATGAAAATGATTGCATTTTTGATAAGTTCGAGTGTTGCTGGAGCGGCAATGACTCGGCTATAATGACCGGCTCTTACAACAATTTCTTCCGTGTCTTTGATCGAACATCTAAGCGTGACCTTACTTTAGAAGCGGCACGTGATATTGCCAAGCCAAAAACACTTCTAAAACCACGCAAG gtTTGTACGGGAGGTAAACGTAAAAAGGATGAAATAAGCGTCGATTGTCTAGATTTCAACAAGAAAATTCTGCATACTGCATGGCATCCTTCGGAAAATGTAGTTGCCGTAGCAGCTACGAACAATCTCTTCCTATTCCAAGACAAACTCTAG
- the LOC123271595 gene encoding serine/threonine-protein phosphatase 2A 55 kDa regulatory subunit B alpha isoform isoform X1 has product MNEECEKIIPLQLYIGAEVEIGSEGYEKYAVNNIFDPHFECNGDIQWCFSQVKGTLEDDVTDADIISCVEFNHDGDLLATGDKGGRVVIFQRDPISKNSIPRRGEYNVYSTFQSHEPEFDYLKSLEIEEKINKIRWLKRKNPAHFLLSTNDKTIKLWKVSERDKRVEGYNTKEESGAVRDPACITALRVPTIKPMELMVEASPRRIFANAHTYHINSISVNSDQETYLSADDLRINLWHLEITDQSFNIVDIKPANMEELTEVITAAEFHPVECNLLVYSSSKGTIRLCDMRSAALCDRHSKLFEEPEDPTNRSFFSEIISSISDVKLSNSGRYMISRDYLSVKVWDLHMETKPIECYPVHEYLRSKLCSLYENDCIFDKFECCWSGNDSAIMTGSYNNFFRVFDRTSKRDLTLEAARDIAKPKTLLKPRKVCTGGKRKKDEISVDCLDFNKKILHTAWHPSENVVAVAATNNLFLFQDKL; this is encoded by the exons atgaatgaagAGTGTGAGAAAATAATTCCATTACAACTATATATCGGTGCTGAAGTTGAGATAGGTTCTGAAGGGTACGAGAAATATGCTGTGAATAATATCTTTGATCCACATTTTGAAT GCAATGGTGACATTCAGTGGTGCTTTTCCCAGGTGAAGGGGACACTCGAGGACGATGTCACTGATG CTGATATAATCTCATGTGTGGAATTTAATCACGATGGGGATCTTCTGGCTACGGGAGATAAGGGAGGACGAGTGGTTATTTTCCAACGAGACCctata aGTAAAAATAGTATACCAAGACGAGGTGAATACAACGTGTACAGTACATTTCAAAGTCATGAGCCCGAGTTTGATTATCTAAAATCGTTAGagatagaagaaaaaataaataaaataagatggTTAAAACGAAAAAACCCGGCGCATTTTTTGTTATCGACAAATGACAAGACAATTAAACTATGGAAAGTTAGCGAGCGCGACAAGAGAGTCGAGGGCTACAATACCAAGGAGGAAAGCGGAGCAGTACGTGATCCAGCGTGTATCACTGCCTTGCGAGTACCAACCATAAAGCCGATGGAGCTGATGGTTGAAGCCTCTCCTAGAAGAATATTCGCAAACGCCCACACCTACCACATTAACAGTATAAGTGTAAACAGCGATCAAGAAACGTACCTAAGTGCCGACGACCTCAGAATAAATCTTTGGCACCTGGAAATAACTGATCAAAGTTTTAATATTGTAGACATTAAGCCAGCGAATATGGAGGAGCTGACGGAGGTCATCACCGCAGCAGAGTTCCATCCTGTTGAGTGTAATTTATTGGTTTACAGCAGCAGTAAGGGTACGATAAGGTTGTGTGACATGAGATCTGCAGCTCTTTGCGATCGTCACAGCAAACTTTTCGAGGAGCCTGAAGACCCAACAAATAGAAGCTTCTTCTCCGAAATTATTTCTAGTATAAGTGATGTCAAGTTAAGCAATTCCGGCCGTTACATGATCAGTAGAGACTACCTCAGTGTCAAAGTGTGGGACTTACACATGGAGACAAAGCCTATTGAATGTTATcct gTACACGAATATTTGAGATCAAAGTTATGTTCTCTTTATGAAAATGATTGCATTTTTGATAAGTTCGAGTGTTGCTGGAGCGGCAATGACTCGGCTATAATGACCGGCTCTTACAACAATTTCTTCCGTGTCTTTGATCGAACATCTAAGCGTGACCTTACTTTAGAAGCGGCACGTGATATTGCCAAGCCAAAAACACTTCTAAAACCACGCAAG gtTTGTACGGGAGGTAAACGTAAAAAGGATGAAATAAGCGTCGATTGTCTAGATTTCAACAAGAAAATTCTGCATACTGCATGGCATCCTTCGGAAAATGTAGTTGCCGTAGCAGCTACGAACAATCTCTTCCTATTCCAAGACAAACTCTAG
- the LOC123271595 gene encoding protein phosphatase PP2A 55 kDa regulatory subunit isoform X4 encodes MAGNGDIQWCFSQVKGTLEDDVTDADIISCVEFNHDGDLLATGDKGGRVVIFQRDPISKNSIPRRGEYNVYSTFQSHEPEFDYLKSLEIEEKINKIRWLKRKNPAHFLLSTNDKTIKLWKVSERDKRVEGYNTKEESGAVRDPACITALRVPTIKPMELMVEASPRRIFANAHTYHINSISVNSDQETYLSADDLRINLWHLEITDQSFNIVDIKPANMEELTEVITAAEFHPVECNLLVYSSSKGTIRLCDMRSAALCDRHSKLFEEPEDPTNRSFFSEIISSISDVKLSNSGRYMISRDYLSVKVWDLHMETKPIECYPVHEYLRSKLCSLYENDCIFDKFECCWSGNDSAIMTGSYNNFFRVFDRTSKRDLTLEAARDIAKPKTLLKPRKVCTGGKRKKDEISVDCLDFNKKILHTAWHPSENVVAVAATNNLFLFQDKL; translated from the exons atggccG GCAATGGTGACATTCAGTGGTGCTTTTCCCAGGTGAAGGGGACACTCGAGGACGATGTCACTGATG CTGATATAATCTCATGTGTGGAATTTAATCACGATGGGGATCTTCTGGCTACGGGAGATAAGGGAGGACGAGTGGTTATTTTCCAACGAGACCctata aGTAAAAATAGTATACCAAGACGAGGTGAATACAACGTGTACAGTACATTTCAAAGTCATGAGCCCGAGTTTGATTATCTAAAATCGTTAGagatagaagaaaaaataaataaaataagatggTTAAAACGAAAAAACCCGGCGCATTTTTTGTTATCGACAAATGACAAGACAATTAAACTATGGAAAGTTAGCGAGCGCGACAAGAGAGTCGAGGGCTACAATACCAAGGAGGAAAGCGGAGCAGTACGTGATCCAGCGTGTATCACTGCCTTGCGAGTACCAACCATAAAGCCGATGGAGCTGATGGTTGAAGCCTCTCCTAGAAGAATATTCGCAAACGCCCACACCTACCACATTAACAGTATAAGTGTAAACAGCGATCAAGAAACGTACCTAAGTGCCGACGACCTCAGAATAAATCTTTGGCACCTGGAAATAACTGATCAAAGTTTTAATATTGTAGACATTAAGCCAGCGAATATGGAGGAGCTGACGGAGGTCATCACCGCAGCAGAGTTCCATCCTGTTGAGTGTAATTTATTGGTTTACAGCAGCAGTAAGGGTACGATAAGGTTGTGTGACATGAGATCTGCAGCTCTTTGCGATCGTCACAGCAAACTTTTCGAGGAGCCTGAAGACCCAACAAATAGAAGCTTCTTCTCCGAAATTATTTCTAGTATAAGTGATGTCAAGTTAAGCAATTCCGGCCGTTACATGATCAGTAGAGACTACCTCAGTGTCAAAGTGTGGGACTTACACATGGAGACAAAGCCTATTGAATGTTATcct gTACACGAATATTTGAGATCAAAGTTATGTTCTCTTTATGAAAATGATTGCATTTTTGATAAGTTCGAGTGTTGCTGGAGCGGCAATGACTCGGCTATAATGACCGGCTCTTACAACAATTTCTTCCGTGTCTTTGATCGAACATCTAAGCGTGACCTTACTTTAGAAGCGGCACGTGATATTGCCAAGCCAAAAACACTTCTAAAACCACGCAAG gtTTGTACGGGAGGTAAACGTAAAAAGGATGAAATAAGCGTCGATTGTCTAGATTTCAACAAGAAAATTCTGCATACTGCATGGCATCCTTCGGAAAATGTAGTTGCCGTAGCAGCTACGAACAATCTCTTCCTATTCCAAGACAAACTCTAG
- the LOC123271595 gene encoding protein phosphatase PP2A 55 kDa regulatory subunit isoform X3: MMDCGETSSNGDIQWCFSQVKGTLEDDVTDADIISCVEFNHDGDLLATGDKGGRVVIFQRDPISKNSIPRRGEYNVYSTFQSHEPEFDYLKSLEIEEKINKIRWLKRKNPAHFLLSTNDKTIKLWKVSERDKRVEGYNTKEESGAVRDPACITALRVPTIKPMELMVEASPRRIFANAHTYHINSISVNSDQETYLSADDLRINLWHLEITDQSFNIVDIKPANMEELTEVITAAEFHPVECNLLVYSSSKGTIRLCDMRSAALCDRHSKLFEEPEDPTNRSFFSEIISSISDVKLSNSGRYMISRDYLSVKVWDLHMETKPIECYPVHEYLRSKLCSLYENDCIFDKFECCWSGNDSAIMTGSYNNFFRVFDRTSKRDLTLEAARDIAKPKTLLKPRKVCTGGKRKKDEISVDCLDFNKKILHTAWHPSENVVAVAATNNLFLFQDKL, from the exons ATGATGGATTGTGGTGAAACTTCAA GCAATGGTGACATTCAGTGGTGCTTTTCCCAGGTGAAGGGGACACTCGAGGACGATGTCACTGATG CTGATATAATCTCATGTGTGGAATTTAATCACGATGGGGATCTTCTGGCTACGGGAGATAAGGGAGGACGAGTGGTTATTTTCCAACGAGACCctata aGTAAAAATAGTATACCAAGACGAGGTGAATACAACGTGTACAGTACATTTCAAAGTCATGAGCCCGAGTTTGATTATCTAAAATCGTTAGagatagaagaaaaaataaataaaataagatggTTAAAACGAAAAAACCCGGCGCATTTTTTGTTATCGACAAATGACAAGACAATTAAACTATGGAAAGTTAGCGAGCGCGACAAGAGAGTCGAGGGCTACAATACCAAGGAGGAAAGCGGAGCAGTACGTGATCCAGCGTGTATCACTGCCTTGCGAGTACCAACCATAAAGCCGATGGAGCTGATGGTTGAAGCCTCTCCTAGAAGAATATTCGCAAACGCCCACACCTACCACATTAACAGTATAAGTGTAAACAGCGATCAAGAAACGTACCTAAGTGCCGACGACCTCAGAATAAATCTTTGGCACCTGGAAATAACTGATCAAAGTTTTAATATTGTAGACATTAAGCCAGCGAATATGGAGGAGCTGACGGAGGTCATCACCGCAGCAGAGTTCCATCCTGTTGAGTGTAATTTATTGGTTTACAGCAGCAGTAAGGGTACGATAAGGTTGTGTGACATGAGATCTGCAGCTCTTTGCGATCGTCACAGCAAACTTTTCGAGGAGCCTGAAGACCCAACAAATAGAAGCTTCTTCTCCGAAATTATTTCTAGTATAAGTGATGTCAAGTTAAGCAATTCCGGCCGTTACATGATCAGTAGAGACTACCTCAGTGTCAAAGTGTGGGACTTACACATGGAGACAAAGCCTATTGAATGTTATcct gTACACGAATATTTGAGATCAAAGTTATGTTCTCTTTATGAAAATGATTGCATTTTTGATAAGTTCGAGTGTTGCTGGAGCGGCAATGACTCGGCTATAATGACCGGCTCTTACAACAATTTCTTCCGTGTCTTTGATCGAACATCTAAGCGTGACCTTACTTTAGAAGCGGCACGTGATATTGCCAAGCCAAAAACACTTCTAAAACCACGCAAG gtTTGTACGGGAGGTAAACGTAAAAAGGATGAAATAAGCGTCGATTGTCTAGATTTCAACAAGAAAATTCTGCATACTGCATGGCATCCTTCGGAAAATGTAGTTGCCGTAGCAGCTACGAACAATCTCTTCCTATTCCAAGACAAACTCTAG